In Lolium rigidum isolate FL_2022 unplaced genomic scaffold, APGP_CSIRO_Lrig_0.1 contig_34836_1, whole genome shotgun sequence, one genomic interval encodes:
- the LOC124681178 gene encoding hydroxycinnamoyltransferase 2-like translates to MKITVRGSATVVPAEETPRLRLWNSNPDLVVPRFHTPSVYFFRRGDADADVACYFDGDRMRRALAEALVPFYPMAGRLARDEDGRVEIDCNAEGVLFVEADAPDGAVDDFGDFAPTMDLKRLIPAVDFTGGISSYPLLVAQVTHFKCGGVALGIGMQHHVADGFSGLHFMNSWADLCRGVPIAVMPFIDRTLLRARDPPAPTHPHIEYQPAPAMLGSDEPQALAAGKPEAPPTAVDIFKLSRSDLGRLRAQLPTGEGAPRFSTYAVLAAHVWRCASLARGLAPEQPTKLYCATDGRQRLTPTLPEGYFGNVIFTATPLAEAGKVTGSLANGAATIQAALEKMDDEYCHSALDYLELQPDLSALVRGAHTFRCPNLGLTSWVRLPIHDADFGWGRPVFMGPGGIAYEGLAFVLPSANRDGSLSVAISLQAEHMEKFRKMIFDF, encoded by the exons ATGAAGATCACGGTGCGCGGGTCGGCGACGGTGGTGCCGGCGGAGGAGACGCCGCGGCTGCGCCTCTGGAACTCCAACCCGGACCTGGTCGTGCCGCGCTTCCACACGCCCAGCGTCTACTTCTTCCGCCGCGGCGACGCCGACGCGGATGTCGCCTGCTACTTCGACGGGGACCGGATGCGGCGCGCGCTGGCGGAGGCGCTGGTGCCCTTCTACCCGATGGCGGGGCGGCTGGCGCGCGACGAGGACGGCCGCGTCGAGATCGACTGCAACGCCGAGGGCGTGCTCTTCGTCGAGGCCGACGCGCCCGACGGCGCCGTCGACGACTTCGGGGACTTCGCGCCCACCATGGACCTCAAGCGCCTCATCCCCGCCGTCGACTTCACCGGCGGAATATCGTCGTACCCGCTGCTCGTCGCACAG GTGACCCACTTCAAGTGCGGAGgcgtggccctcggcataggcatGCAGCACCACGTCGCCGACGGCTTCTCCGGCCTGCACTTCATGAACTCATGGGCCGACCTCTGCCGCGGCGTCCCGATCGCGGTCATGCCGTTCATCGACCGCACCCTCCTCCGTGCCCGCGACCCGCCGGCCCCGACCCACCCGCACATCGAGTACCAGCCCGCGCCCGCCATGCTGGGCTCCGATGAGCCGCAGGCCCTGGCCGCCGGCAAGCCGGAGGCGCCGCCCACGGCCGTGGACATCTTCAAGCTGTCCCGCTCCGACCTCGGCCGCCTCCGCGCGCAGCTCCCCACGGGCGAGGGCGCGCCGCGGTTCAGCACGTACGCGGTGCTCGCGGCGCACGTGTGGCGATGCGCGTCCCTGGCGCGCGGCCTGGCCCCGGAGCAGCCCACCAAGCTGTACTGCGCCACGGACGGCCGGCAGCGGCTGACGCCGACGCTCCCGGAGGGGTACTTCGGCAACGTCATCTTCACCGCCACGCCGCTCGCCGAGGCTGGCAAGGTGACCGGCTCGCTGGCGAACGGCGCGGCCACGATCCAGGCGGCGCTGGAGAAGATGGACGACGAGTACTGCCACTCGGCGCTGGACTACCTCGAGCTGCAGCCGGATCTGTCGGCGCTGGTCCGCGGCGCGCACACGTTCCGGTGCCCCAACCTCGGGCTCACCAGCTGGGTGCGCCTCCCGATCCACGACGCCGACTTCGGCTGGGGACGGCCCGTGTTCATGGGACCCGGCGGCATCGCCTACGAGGGGCTCGCCTTCGTGCTCCCCAGCGCCAACCGCGACGGCAGCCTGTCGGTGGCCATCTCGCTGCAGGCCGAGCACATGGAGAAGTTCCGGAAGATGATCTTCGACTTCTGA